One window from the genome of Actinoplanes teichomyceticus ATCC 31121 encodes:
- a CDS encoding aspartate/glutamate racemase family protein: MQLIGLLGGMSWQSTAEYYRLLNELVQDRAEGLHSARCLLYSVDFAAIEAMQAQGRWDEAAVALGQAARALETAGADFVVLCTNTMHKVADRIQAAIGIPLLHLADTTAAAVKEAGVTTVGLLGTRFTMSEDFYRDRLAGHGLRVIVPGPEDQRIVSDIIYDELCRGITTQRSREAYRRVIRQLVADGARGIVYGCTEIELLVDQSDSEVPVFATTRLHCVAAVERALASAPVRRPGLP, encoded by the coding sequence ATGCAACTGATCGGACTCCTGGGCGGGATGAGCTGGCAGTCCACCGCCGAGTACTACCGGCTCCTGAACGAGCTCGTGCAGGATCGGGCCGAGGGCCTGCACTCGGCGCGCTGCCTGCTCTACTCGGTGGACTTCGCCGCCATCGAGGCCATGCAGGCGCAGGGCCGGTGGGACGAGGCCGCCGTGGCGCTCGGGCAGGCGGCCCGGGCGCTGGAGACCGCCGGTGCGGACTTCGTCGTGCTGTGCACCAACACCATGCACAAGGTGGCCGACCGGATCCAGGCGGCGATCGGCATCCCGCTGCTGCACCTGGCCGACACGACCGCGGCGGCGGTCAAGGAGGCCGGGGTGACCACGGTCGGCCTGCTGGGCACCCGGTTCACGATGTCCGAGGACTTCTACCGCGACCGGCTCGCCGGCCACGGGTTGCGGGTGATCGTGCCCGGCCCCGAGGACCAGCGGATCGTCAGCGACATCATCTACGACGAACTGTGCCGGGGGATCACCACGCAGCGGTCGCGGGAGGCGTACCGGCGGGTGATCCGGCAGCTGGTCGCCGACGGGGCGCGCGGGATCGTCTACGGGTGCACGGAGATCGAACTGTTGGTGGACCAGAGCGACAGCGAGGTTCCGGTCTTCGCCACCACCCGGTTGCACTGTGTGGCCGCGGTCGAGCGGGCCCTGGCGTCCGCTCCGGTGCGCCGCCCCGGCCTGCCCTGA
- a CDS encoding EAL domain-containing protein has product MTQTVEMPPAPVSGTTIGAVLAGRLVQPLFQPIVDLSSRLVVGLEALARGPAGTALQFPDRLFAAATEAGRLGELDLLCSERALEHAITAGQPPPLLFTNAEPAVLDQPLSRRLVEMVRGGLPFRQVVELTERALPAAPGAMLRTAGQTQRWGNGLALDDVGVDPMSLAFLPILEPEVIKLDMGLLRDPDSEHTRAVCAVVRAEAVRTAALVIAEGIETEADLDTARRLGARWGQGWLFGRPGPIDRPHRYDPAGARLLRAPRPDFHLSTGTAFETAAASRAPATVTAGSVAGALTRLRDRVAADSAAVVMLSGRGDEVDGVAGPVRELAGRARSVIAFDDPAPGEFAALVIGAGYGHAVCARTSGVLELVTLDRLPAVAAVGRAILSRMA; this is encoded by the coding sequence ATGACGCAGACCGTTGAGATGCCGCCCGCCCCGGTGTCCGGCACGACCATCGGCGCGGTGCTGGCCGGCCGGCTGGTGCAGCCGCTCTTCCAGCCGATCGTCGACCTGTCCAGCCGGCTGGTGGTCGGCCTGGAGGCGCTGGCCCGCGGCCCGGCCGGGACGGCGCTGCAGTTCCCGGACCGGTTGTTCGCCGCGGCCACCGAGGCGGGCCGGCTCGGCGAGCTCGACCTGCTCTGCTCGGAACGGGCGCTGGAGCATGCGATCACGGCCGGGCAGCCGCCGCCGCTGCTGTTCACCAACGCCGAACCCGCGGTGCTGGACCAGCCACTGAGCCGGCGCCTGGTCGAGATGGTGCGCGGCGGGCTGCCGTTCCGCCAGGTCGTCGAGCTCACCGAGCGCGCCCTGCCGGCCGCGCCGGGCGCCATGCTGCGCACCGCCGGACAGACCCAGCGGTGGGGCAACGGTCTGGCGCTCGACGACGTCGGCGTCGACCCGATGTCGCTGGCCTTCCTGCCGATCCTGGAACCTGAAGTGATCAAGCTGGACATGGGGCTGCTGCGCGACCCGGACAGCGAGCACACCCGCGCGGTGTGCGCGGTGGTGCGGGCCGAGGCGGTCCGGACGGCGGCGCTGGTGATCGCCGAGGGCATCGAGACCGAGGCCGATCTCGACACCGCCCGGCGGCTCGGCGCCCGGTGGGGCCAGGGCTGGCTGTTCGGCCGGCCCGGCCCGATCGACCGGCCGCACCGGTACGACCCCGCCGGTGCCCGGCTGCTGCGCGCCCCGCGACCGGACTTCCACCTGTCCACCGGCACCGCGTTCGAGACGGCCGCCGCGAGCCGGGCCCCGGCCACGGTGACCGCCGGCTCGGTCGCGGGCGCGCTGACCCGCCTGCGTGACCGCGTCGCCGCCGACAGCGCCGCCGTGGTGATGCTCTCCGGCCGCGGCGACGAGGTGGACGGCGTCGCCGGGCCGGTGCGGGAGCTGGCCGGCCGCGCCCGATCGGTGATCGCGTTCGACGACCCGGCGCCGGGCGAGTTCGCCGCGCTGGTGATCGGCGCCGGGTACGGGCACGCGGTGTGCGCCCGCACGAGCGGCGTGCTGGAACTGGTCACGCTCGACCGGCTGCCCGCCGTCGCGGCGGTCGGCCGCGCCATCCTGAGCCGGATGGCCTGA
- a CDS encoding MarR family winged helix-turn-helix transcriptional regulator: MNIEVPAGQQPLGRLIAALSRQLTARMAMVLEQHALTEAGWWLLTELAVAPDGGLPLNEVARRARLGASTATLLSDQFAERGLLVRERSPQNRRLVLAQLTEAGRRRVTEVRGQLNELFGGTYARLTADEQQTLSRLLTRMLDPDDAG; this comes from the coding sequence ATGAACATCGAGGTTCCGGCCGGGCAGCAGCCCCTGGGCCGACTGATCGCCGCCCTCTCCCGGCAGCTCACCGCGCGGATGGCGATGGTGCTGGAGCAGCATGCGCTGACCGAGGCCGGATGGTGGCTGCTGACCGAGCTGGCCGTCGCCCCGGACGGTGGCCTGCCGCTGAACGAGGTGGCCCGCCGCGCCCGGCTGGGCGCGTCGACCGCCACCCTGCTCAGCGACCAGTTCGCCGAGCGCGGGCTGCTGGTGCGCGAACGCAGCCCGCAGAACCGGCGGCTGGTGCTGGCCCAGCTCACCGAGGCCGGGCGGCGCCGCGTGACCGAGGTCCGCGGGCAGCTCAACGAGCTGTTCGGCGGCACCTACGCCCGGCTCACGGCCGATGAGCAGCAGACGCTCAGCCGGCTGCTGACCCGGATGCTGGACCCCGATGACGCCGGCTGA
- a CDS encoding cutinase family protein, whose translation MVTRRNGRRFALIGAGAAVVAAGAVLAPQAFAETQPTRPGGVRAAAASNCADVELVFARGTGEPQGLGIVGRPLARALAAELPGKRVGSFAVVYAAAASQASAGPGATNMTQHITSVAASCPGTEFVIGGYSQGASVTDIAMGIRGAGTRGQAIPANLADRISAVVVFGNPLGLQRRTIAGSSAVFGPKAKEFCNTGDPVCGGGGNFAAHLAYPRNGSVQQAARFAAGRIGG comes from the coding sequence ATGGTCACTCGACGTAATGGTAGGCGTTTCGCGCTGATCGGTGCCGGCGCCGCGGTGGTGGCGGCCGGAGCGGTCCTCGCCCCGCAGGCGTTCGCCGAGACGCAGCCCACCCGGCCCGGTGGGGTCCGGGCCGCCGCCGCGAGCAACTGTGCCGATGTGGAGCTGGTCTTCGCCCGGGGCACCGGAGAGCCGCAGGGGCTCGGCATCGTGGGGCGCCCGCTGGCCCGGGCCCTCGCCGCCGAGCTGCCCGGCAAGCGGGTGGGCTCGTTCGCCGTGGTCTACGCGGCCGCGGCGAGCCAGGCCAGCGCCGGGCCCGGTGCGACCAACATGACCCAGCACATCACCTCGGTCGCGGCCAGCTGCCCGGGCACCGAGTTCGTGATCGGCGGCTACTCGCAGGGCGCCAGCGTCACCGACATCGCCATGGGCATCCGCGGCGCCGGCACCCGCGGGCAGGCGATCCCGGCGAACCTCGCCGACCGGATCTCCGCCGTGGTGGTCTTCGGCAACCCGCTCGGGCTGCAGCGGCGCACGATCGCCGGCAGCAGCGCGGTCTTCGGTCCCAAGGCGAAGGAGTTCTGCAACACCGGCGACCCGGTCTGCGGGGGCGGCGGCAACTTCGCCGCGCACCTGGCGTACCCGAGGAACGGCAGTGTCCAGCAGGCGGCGAGGTTCGCCGCCGGACGGATCGGCGGCTGA